Part of the Bubalus bubalis isolate 160015118507 breed Murrah chromosome 9, NDDB_SH_1, whole genome shotgun sequence genome is shown below.
GAGCTGCAGGGCGTCTCTCCTGATGAAGCAATTGGAGTGCAGGGCAGAGAGCTGTCCAATATAAGCCCTCCTGGGACGGAAGCCAATTTGGAGGGAAGTTTGGGGTCTGGTCTTCTGGGATTTGTTGTGCCTACTGGCACCCATGTGCCTATGTGGAGGTGGCAGCTGGCACTAGAAGTCTAGATTTGGGGGACCCCCAGTGCATGGCACTTAAGACGGTGCCCAGAGGTGGTCAGCATCAGCCCCTTGATCACAGAAAGATCCTGCTGTGACTGCGTGTGTGACACAGGCCCTGCACACGCATGCGCACAGGCATGGGCCCCTGGATCTAAAGGGCCAGAGCCTCCACCACACACCCAGAGCTTGCCTGAGCTCCCCCACTGGCActgggggaaggtgggaggtTTCCTCCTGCGTGGCTTGCACCCTCTTTTCTCCACATGACTCATATCTGGGGAGGCTCTAACTGCACCTGGGTCAGCCCCCCAGGGCAAAGTGCCATCCTTCACACCCCAGGGCACGGTCCACCCAGTGCCATGCTAGAGCTGGTCTCAAGAACAATCCCCCCGCCACCCGGCGGGTGTCTCCTGGCATTACTCATGGGCCTTGTGGGAGCATTCACGCCACAGGAGTCCGTGAACACTACACCACAGCTTTCCCACCAAGAGCCAGTTGTTAAATACCACACGCTGGGGGTCGGGATTGTCCTCGCACCAtcaccttccctcctgtttctccactggcatccatcttggagGGGAGAAAAGTCCGGACTGCTCTGCCATCCCTTTTCTGGGTTCCTGCACAGTGGGGCTGTGGGCCCCAGCCTCCCGTGATGTGGGACTGTCGAGGTCAGGGATGGGGTCAGGTCCTGAAAGAGGGCTGAGGTTCAAGCTGAGGCAGAACGTCCAGCTGAGTTCACCACGACCTTCGTGGGGGTCATTCCTTCTTGAGGCAGAGGTATATCACACATGGCCTGGAGGGCTGGGCATGTGCCAGTCTGTGTACCTGTAAATGTGTGCCTGCACACAAGTGCATTGCACATATaactgtgtgtatacatatatgtgcactTGTATACTTGTgagtgtttgcatgtgtgtggcTCTGAGAGGGGCGTTGCACACAGATGTAAGGAAATAGGGTCACTTCCCCAGGAATCCCGGCTGccccctcttcctgcccccaccccttgcTCCGGGAGAGGACCCAGCTCAATAAAGAGGGCCGGGAGCCCTGAATGCCCCTGCTGTTCATTCCACACCTGCCCACACTGCTTCCCAGGCCTGTTCGAGAAAGAGGGGACCAAAAGCATCAGGGGTCTTCAGCCCCTAAACTGCACAGGAGCAGGTACTGGTGTGAAGGAAGGAGGGTGGGTGTTAGGAGGCTtcagccccctccccagaggcACAGGGGTACAGGAGTGCACGCTCCTGCCCACTGAGCCCCTTCTAGGCACAGGCCCCCTCAGAGGTAGCTGATCTAAGAGGAGCACTGGTCTAGGGCCTggccagtggccacagggctgtcTGAGTGTTTCAGGTGCCCGAGTGTAGTTGTGCGTGTGCTTCATGCTGTTTGAGGGCCTTGCCGCACATGGCGCCACCTTGAACAGACACCTGGGCTTACCTCCGCCCTCAGCCGGGCTGTGCAGAGGACATGGGAGTGCTGCCATAGGAGGGAGTCGCAGCCTGGAGGGTGGGCACCAGTCCCTGGCACAGCTGAaccggtgggggtgggggagcatggCCATGATCCTGATTGAACATTCTCTCTAGGATGTGGAGGGAGCTGGTAGGGGGTGCTGTTGGGAGATCTGGAACTGAGGGGGCTGGAGGCTGACAGAGCCACTGGGTCTGGAGGTGGATGGGATCAGGGTGTGATGGGGAAGCAGTAGGGAGCCGGAGGCTGAGAGAGGCCCACTGGGACTCGGGGCCTGGGGAACTGTGGGCTGACGGGGACTGGAGTGGCTGCAGAGTGAAGGCCAGGCAGACAGGGGCTCAGGTGGGCCCCTGGCACACTGGAAATGACTCCAGAAACCGGGGTGCTGCAAGGTGGGAGCAGGCATCTGAGCGGAGGCTGCTCTGCTTTCTGATTGCCCCTATAGAGGCAGCTCACCTGATGGACTCCCTATTGCTctcagggcctggggtggggtccCCACAGGCTGGGGGACGAGCATGTCTTGCCCAGGGCCCTGCTTTGCTGCAGGgtaggggaaggtgggagggactGGCCTTGTTCCAGGCCATAGAGACCTGGGGCCAGGTCTTGGGGCAGCCAGGGCATGTGCTCAGCAAGGTGGCCCAGCGTCTGTCCTTGTAGACTCTGTCCTCTGGCTGCAGAGGCCCCAGCCTCTCCCTGTATCCATCCTAGGGCAGGGTCAGGACTTGGGGTGAGAGTGGTACCCCTGGAGGGGCTCTGGTGCCACTgtccattccccccaccccaccccatcagcCCTTGCCCCCATTGTCCTTGCCCAAGGTTGAGCTCTTGCTGGTGACCTGCAGGTCGTATCCCCCGCCCCTATGACCAACATGAGCTGGAGTTTCCTGACGCGGCTGCTGGAAGAGATCCACAACCACTCCACGTTCGTGGGCAAGGTGTGGCTCACGGTGCTGGTGGTCTTCCGCATCGTGCTCACCGCCGTGGGTGGCGAGTCCATCTACTCCGATGAGCAGACCAAGTTCACGTGCAACACGCGGCAGCCAGGCTGCGACAACGTCTGCTACGACGCCTTCGCACCCCTGTCCCACGTGCGcttctgggtcttccagattGTGGTCATCTCTACGCCCTCCGTCATGTACCTGGGCTACGCTGTGCACCGCCTGGCCCGCGCCTCCCAGGATGAGCGCCGTCGCGCCTCTCGCCGCCGCCCCAGCCGCCGCGCACCCCGCGCACCTCTGCCGTTGCCCCCACCGCCCCACCCGGGCTGGCCCGAGCCCGCTGACCTGGGCGAGGAGGAACCCATGCTGGGGCTGGGTGAAGAGGACGAAGACCCGGGAGTGGCCGAGGGCCTGGGTGAAGATGACGAGGCTGAGGACACGGGGGTGGCCAAGGGCGCAGGAGGGGACACAAAGGTGGCTGGGGTCCCGGGTCCTGCAGGGCAGCATGACGGGCGGCGGCGCATCCAGCGCGAGGGCCTGATGCGCGTGTACGTCGCCCAGCTGGTGGCGCGGGCCGCCTTCGAGGTGGCCTTCCTGGTGGGCCAGTACCTTCTGTATGGTTTCGAGGTGCGGCCCTTCTTCGCGTGTAGCCGCCAGCCCTGTCCCCACGTGGTTGACTGCTTCGTGTCACGGCCCACCGAGAAGACGGTCTTCCTGCTGGTCATGTACGTGGTCAGCTGCCTCTGTCTGCTGCTCAACCTCTGTGAGATGGCGCATCTGGGCCTCGGCAGCGCGCAAGACGCCGTGCGCGGCCGACGCCCACTGCCCACCTCCCCCGGCCCCATGCCGCGGCCTCCTCCCTGCGCTCTGCCCGCTGCGCCTTCAGGCCTGGCCTGCCCGCCTGATTATAGTCTGGTGGTTCGCACAGCTGAGCGTGCACGCGCCCAGGACCAGGACCTGGCCAGCCTGGCCCTGCAGGCGCTGCAGGACCGGCGGGCACTTGGGGACCTCGACAGTCCACCCGGCCCGGGCCTCCCAGAGAACGCCAGGGGGCCCCCAAAGCCTGGTGCCCCTGCATCGGGGTCAGGCAGTGCCACATCAGGGGGCACTGTGGGGGGCCAGGGTCggcaggggatcaaacccaggatgggctcagagaagggcagcgggagcagcagcagggagggtaAGACCACCGTATGGATCTGAGGCCTCACCTTGGCTGCTCTgcatcttccctcctccccagggcGGAGGCAGGGGGCTCTGGGGGAAGTCTAGGGGCTGGACACCACCTAAGGCGCAGAGCACAACCTGCCCTCCTCTTCCTCAGCTGGCTGCTCACCCCCTCCAGAGGGGGTACAGGGCACCAACCTTCTCTGCATCACCACCCCTCCCTGCCTGAGCCCTGTCTTCCTCCAGGGTAGGGTGGGCAGCCTGGGACCCACCCATAAGCCCTGATGGGAGATAGGACTGTGGCTGGGGCACTGCCCTCCTCCCAGAGCCACCCAGCTGGCCCCCTCAGGACAAGGGGGTCCTCCAGGCAGGAGTTCTACCCATCCTGCCCTGCTTCCCTGAAGAAGCCCGTGTGTGACTGCCCAGGGGTGCCTGGCCTGGGTGTTGAGGGGTTTTGTGCTTATCCCCACTCCTTTCCTAGCACCCGCACTCTTCTAGTCTATGTTCTGGTTCTTGCAAAGCTAGAGGCAATGCCAGGTCTTCCTGGTGTAGAAGGAAAAACAGTGAACACAGTGGTGGGGGGCTGGTTGGCACCACTTCACACCTCACCCCCACCAGGTCCCAAGCGTAAGCTGCCTCGAGTGCGGCTGGGACTGCGCCCTGCTTCCTGTTTCCGCCCAGACAGGTCTGGGGCTAAGGCCTTGcgtgggctggggtgggtgggatCATGCCCTCTCCAGCTCTGTGCTGGCCTGGCATGGCCCCTTCCTTGGGCACATACTTGAAACTCTGAAAAGACACTGGCCTCCCTTGCCACTCAGACCAACAGGGTGGTGGTCAGGGGCTATGACTTTGGCCACactgagggaaaggactctgaagCTCCTGCCATAGTCTCTTCCCTCCAGCACCCCCTCCAACTCAGACACAGCCTCCAAACAAAGGGAGTGAAATAAAACTAACTTTTGTTTACAGCctcgtgtgcatgtgtgtgtgtgcttgtatgCATGTGGGGTGTGGTGTGAGCACGGGTCTGAGTACACACACTTGCCTGTGTGTGCGTGTCCACCACTGGCCTCTGGGGACACATGGCTCAACTCTAGGATGACTGGGAGAGGAAGCCACTCTTCAGCGGCCATCCAGGGAGCAAGGCCCAGGCTGAGCCCCTGCAGCCCCCTGGAACACTCGGGTACCACTCTGTACCAGGCAATAGGCTTGGCCCAGAGGAGAGGGATGTGGCTGGAGGAGAACAAAGAACAGCCAGGCGTGCATGCTTAGAGCCCAAGGTGGTAGCGCAGAGGACAGAGGGGCGGTCCTATCTCTGGCCCTGGCATTATCCAGATGCTGGCCAAAGCCTGCAGTGTCAGCTTTCGTGGAGAGCAAAGGTGAGCACAACAGGGAAAACAGCTGCTGCCAGCAAGGAGCCGCCTTGGTCTAGACTTCAGGGACCCCTGCTGTCGCTCAGTCTCCCTCCAGCCCACGGCAGACCCTGAGAGGTTCTCTCAGGCTGCAGACCCTCTCTGGGGTCCCAGGGCCAATCTCCAAGCCCAGATGAACCCCAACCTAGCCTGCCTCTGGTCAGATGCCAAATGCAGACTGAGTCTCTTTCCCTTGTGGGGTCTGACTGGCTGGTCCAAGGTGCCAAGTGAGCCTTGGCCCCAGGTAAGCCCCACCCCCATGAAGTCCCAGATGTCAGTGCTGGAAGCAGAGCCTCAGAGGGAAAGTGAATGCAGATCCAGAGCAGGGATTCACCATTTTCCGCAGGCCCCCTAGCCAGGTGTGAAGCTCAGCACAGCCCCCCACCACATGTGAGCTTGGGGCCTGTGCAGACactgcccccttcttttgccacAGTTTTGGTATCAGTCCGCAATTCCCCCTATGCTGTGTAGCCTGTCCAGTGTCCAGCATCTCAGTCCTCCCACTCCTAACTGGTTCAAAGATGCAGTTTGAGGCTTTTGGGTCCCAGGAGGAGGACTCTGCCCagggactgctagggaagtctgTGCTGCATGTATGTGACATGGAAGTTGGGTGGGGTCAGCTTGTGAGTCTCTGTGTGCAGTGGGTTGGTCCAACACCAGTCTAGATGTTGGGGTGAAGGTGTGTTTTTAGATGAAATTAACATCAACCATCTGGGGACTTTGATTAAGCAGACCCTTCTCCCTAGTATGGGTGGCCCTTATCCAATCTTTGCTCCCTTAAGGGCAAAGGCAGGTTCCCAAAGAAGTGATTCAGCCTGCAGACTGCCAGTGAGGATCACATTCGTGTATCAGTTTGACTGGGTCCTGGGGTGCCCAGAACAAGCATGATCCTGGGTGTGTCTATGACGGTGATTCTGGATCTGCACACAGAGTAAAGCAGATGGGCCTCAGGGAGGGTGGGCCTTGTCCAGTCAGGTGAAGGCCgaagaggaacaaaaaggagAGTCAGAGAGAACTCCTGCCTGACGGCTTGAGCTAGCACGCTGGTTGCCTGTCTTCAGACTCAGATTCAGGCTGGGTCCACACCACGGGCT
Proteins encoded:
- the GJC2 gene encoding gap junction gamma-2 protein; protein product: MTNMSWSFLTRLLEEIHNHSTFVGKVWLTVLVVFRIVLTAVGGESIYSDEQTKFTCNTRQPGCDNVCYDAFAPLSHVRFWVFQIVVISTPSVMYLGYAVHRLARASQDERRRASRRRPSRRAPRAPLPLPPPPHPGWPEPADLGEEEPMLGLGEEDEDPGVAEGLGEDDEAEDTGVAKGAGGDTKVAGVPGPAGQHDGRRRIQREGLMRVYVAQLVARAAFEVAFLVGQYLLYGFEVRPFFACSRQPCPHVVDCFVSRPTEKTVFLLVMYVVSCLCLLLNLCEMAHLGLGSAQDAVRGRRPLPTSPGPMPRPPPCALPAAPSGLACPPDYSLVVRTAERARAQDQDLASLALQALQDRRALGDLDSPPGPGLPENARGPPKPGAPASGSGSATSGGTVGGQGRQGIKPRMGSEKGSGSSSREGKTTVWI